The Metamycoplasma cloacale genome includes a region encoding these proteins:
- the tmk gene encoding dTMP kinase: MKSQNGKFITIEGMDGAGKSTIISMLKVYLEENNLVDKFVFTREPGSAFSKEAEKIRNLILDNQNSFSQMVDALLFATSRRLNLEKGIWPAIESGKHVISDRYWHSSFVYQGILGEVGLQTVKQLNEIATNNTKPDFVIFLDLEPQTSVERLTHLRTSMDRLEHTDIKYYENLKEAYLNVINDDPQQFRIIDAKCDINELFQRVLNVLKQEGVLN; this comes from the coding sequence ATGAAATCACAAAATGGTAAATTTATAACAATTGAAGGTATGGATGGAGCAGGAAAATCAACTATTATTAGTATGCTAAAGGTATATTTAGAAGAAAATAATTTAGTTGATAAATTTGTTTTTACAAGAGAACCTGGTTCTGCATTTTCAAAAGAAGCAGAAAAAATTAGAAACCTAATTTTAGATAATCAAAATTCATTTTCTCAAATGGTTGATGCATTATTATTCGCAACATCTCGTAGATTGAATTTAGAAAAAGGTATTTGACCTGCAATTGAAAGTGGAAAACATGTCATTAGCGATAGATATTGACATTCATCATTTGTTTACCAAGGTATTTTAGGTGAAGTTGGTTTGCAAACTGTTAAACAACTAAATGAAATTGCAACCAACAACACAAAACCTGATTTTGTGATTTTTCTAGATCTTGAACCACAAACTTCGGTTGAAAGATTAACACATTTAAGAACTTCAATGGATCGCCTAGAACACACCGATATTAAATATTATGAAAATTTAAAAGAAGCATATTTAAATGTTATTAACGACGATCCGCAACAATTTAGAATCATTGATGCTAAATGTGATATTAACGAACTATTCCAACGTGTTTTAAATGTTTTAAAACAAGAAGGAGTGTTGAATTAG
- the rsmI gene encoding 16S rRNA (cytidine(1402)-2'-O)-methyltransferase, whose product MEYKLNIVGTPIGNLDDITIRALNTLKSSDVILCEDIRVGQKLLKHYEITGKTLISYHNFNEHQITPKIIHLIQQGKNVSLITDAGMPCISDPGFEIIKVAKQNNIFIDVIGGPTALIHALIKANFSNTFTFLGFLKDKSISRQNQLKELNPGTYVCYVSPHKLHSTIQDFEIIFNDNIQLYLIKEMTKLHEFSYEGTPKEILQLISDNEKGEFSLVFDIKPIKKTKINKYAKEII is encoded by the coding sequence ATGGAATATAAATTAAATATCGTGGGAACCCCTATTGGTAATTTAGATGATATTACAATCAGAGCGCTTAATACTTTGAAATCATCAGATGTTATTTTGTGTGAAGATATTCGTGTTGGTCAAAAATTGTTAAAACATTATGAAATTACCGGTAAGACATTAATAAGTTATCATAATTTCAATGAGCATCAAATTACACCTAAAATTATTCATTTAATTCAACAGGGAAAAAATGTTTCATTAATAACAGATGCAGGAATGCCTTGTATTTCAGATCCTGGTTTTGAAATAATTAAAGTTGCAAAACAGAACAATATTTTTATTGATGTAATTGGTGGACCAACTGCGTTAATTCATGCATTAATTAAAGCCAATTTTTCAAATACATTTACTTTTCTTGGATTTTTAAAAGATAAATCTATTTCACGTCAAAATCAATTAAAAGAGTTAAATCCAGGCACATATGTATGTTATGTATCACCACATAAATTACATAGCACAATTCAGGATTTTGAAATTATATTTAATGATAATATTCAATTGTATTTAATTAAAGAAATGACTAAATTACATGAGTTTTCTTATGAAGGAACACCTAAAGAAATTTTGCAATTAATTTCTGATAATGAAAAAGGTGAGTTTAGTTTAGTATTTGATATTAAACCAATTAAGAAAACCAAAATTAATAAATACGCTAAAGAAATAATTTAA
- the gpmI gene encoding 2,3-bisphosphoglycerate-independent phosphoglycerate mutase, translating into MNKKKIILTVIDGLGIREEKQGNAYAQAFHPIFDYLTHMCPNSKLQASGEYVGLPKGQIGNSEVGHLTIGAGRVVYTGLSLINNAIETNKFNQNQILLDTIRTAKKNNTTLHLMGLLSTGGVHSLDQHLFAILDLAYNEGLKNVSIHVFGDGRDVKPQSIYDSLNPLKEKVAKYNYTISSIAGRFYAMDRDKMFERNQLSYDAILGLSNNVIEDIDEYIELQYEKGIYDEFFVPAQLKNGKFIQDHDSVIFFNFRPDRARQLSHMLIGSNLYDYKPSETRIIDSFVSMMKYEGIDSKIAFEEMKVTNPLGEVIAKANLKQLRLAETQKYAHVTFFMDGGIDVVYNNEERILVDSLKVESYADYPHMSAKEITDKLLETIDKVDFVIMNYANPDMVGHTGNLNSTIKAIEFLDEQFERILNYVAANKEHVTWFVTADHGNAELTEDENGKPATKHTTYPVMFVSSDKSFSLKDGTLADVAPTILDYLGIEKPSEMTGNSLIVK; encoded by the coding sequence ATGAATAAAAAGAAAATTATTTTAACAGTTATTGATGGACTTGGTATTAGAGAAGAAAAACAAGGTAATGCTTATGCACAAGCATTTCACCCAATTTTTGATTATTTAACACATATGTGTCCAAATTCAAAACTTCAAGCATCAGGTGAATATGTTGGACTGCCAAAAGGTCAAATTGGTAATTCAGAAGTTGGTCATTTAACAATTGGTGCCGGAAGAGTTGTATATACTGGTTTATCATTAATTAATAACGCTATTGAAACAAATAAATTTAATCAAAATCAAATTTTATTAGACACAATTAGAACTGCTAAAAAGAATAATACAACATTACATTTAATGGGTCTATTAAGTACAGGTGGTGTGCATTCATTAGACCAACATTTATTTGCAATCTTAGATCTAGCTTATAATGAAGGACTAAAAAATGTATCAATTCATGTTTTTGGTGATGGCCGTGATGTTAAACCACAATCAATATATGATTCATTAAATCCATTGAAAGAAAAAGTTGCAAAATACAATTACACTATATCTTCAATTGCCGGTCGTTTCTATGCAATGGATAGAGATAAAATGTTTGAACGTAACCAATTAAGTTATGATGCAATTTTAGGTTTATCAAATAATGTAATTGAAGATATTGACGAATACATTGAATTACAATATGAAAAAGGTATTTACGATGAATTTTTCGTTCCTGCGCAATTAAAAAATGGGAAATTCATTCAAGATCATGATTCAGTTATTTTCTTTAACTTCCGTCCAGATCGTGCAAGACAATTAAGTCATATGTTAATTGGTTCAAATCTATATGATTACAAACCAAGTGAAACTAGAATAATTGATTCTTTTGTTTCAATGATGAAATACGAAGGAATTGATTCTAAAATTGCATTTGAAGAAATGAAAGTAACTAATCCATTGGGAGAAGTAATAGCAAAAGCTAATTTAAAACAATTGCGTTTAGCAGAAACACAAAAATATGCTCACGTCACTTTCTTTATGGATGGTGGAATTGATGTTGTTTATAACAACGAAGAACGTATTTTAGTAGATAGTCTAAAAGTTGAATCTTATGCTGATTATCCACATATGTCCGCTAAAGAAATCACAGATAAATTATTAGAAACCATTGATAAAGTCGATTTTGTTATCATGAATTATGCAAACCCAGATATGGTCGGGCATACAGGAAACCTAAATTCAACAATCAAAGCTATTGAATTTCTTGATGAACAATTTGAAAGAATTTTAAATTATGTAGCAGCAAATAAAGAACACGTTACATGATTTGTTACAGCAGATCACGGAAATGCAGAATTAACCGAAGATGAAAATGGTAAACCAGCTACTAAACATACAACATATCCCGTTATGTTTGTATCAAGCGATAAAAGCTTTAGTTTAAAAGATGGTACATTAGCTGACGTTGCTCCAACTATTTTAGATTATCTTGGAATTGAAAAACCAAGTGAAATGACTGGAAATTCATTGATTGTTAAGTAA
- a CDS encoding dimethylarginine dimethylaminohydrolase family protein, giving the protein MSQLKNKFHNVIVKTPASTMTEGIASSEAAIAMGKPNYELALKQHEAYKKALESCGVTVTCAPKNEAYPDSCFVEDTAVIVTGEFAILTNPGAASRNGEKHEMLPYLQKFFDEKHLFKIEAPGTVDGGDVMMVGDTYYIGMSERTNREGIRQFHNILAAHGKKCIPVPMTEMLHLKTGVNYLEHNNLLISGEFLNYPTFKDFNQIVVKAPEEYAANCIWVNETVIVPEGYPNVLKAVQDLGIYRVITCDTSEYKKLDGGLSCLSLRF; this is encoded by the coding sequence ATGTCACAATTAAAAAACAAATTTCACAATGTTATTGTAAAAACACCTGCTAGCACAATGACAGAAGGTATTGCATCTTCTGAAGCTGCTATTGCAATGGGAAAACCAAACTATGAATTAGCACTTAAACAACACGAAGCTTACAAAAAAGCTTTAGAAAGCTGTGGTGTAACAGTAACATGTGCACCTAAAAATGAAGCATACCCAGACTCATGCTTCGTTGAAGATACAGCAGTTATCGTAACTGGAGAATTCGCAATTCTAACAAACCCAGGAGCTGCATCACGTAATGGTGAAAAACATGAAATGTTACCATATCTACAAAAATTCTTTGATGAAAAACATTTATTCAAAATTGAAGCACCAGGAACTGTAGATGGTGGGGATGTTATGATGGTTGGAGACACCTACTACATCGGTATGTCAGAAAGAACAAACCGTGAAGGTATTCGTCAATTCCACAACATTCTAGCTGCACATGGTAAAAAATGTATTCCTGTTCCAATGACAGAAATGTTACACCTAAAAACAGGAGTTAACTACTTAGAACACAACAACCTATTAATTTCAGGTGAGTTTCTAAATTATCCAACATTTAAAGATTTCAACCAAATCGTTGTTAAAGCACCAGAAGAATATGCAGCAAACTGTATTTGAGTAAATGAAACAGTTATCGTGCCAGAAGGATACCCTAATGTTCTAAAGGCTGTACAAGATTTAGGAATTTACAGAGTAATCACCTGTGACACTTCAGAATACAAAAAATTAGATGGTGGATTAAGCTGTCTATCATTAAGATTTTAG
- a CDS encoding MATE family efflux transporter, translating to MNGSIVKKNNWFTGLFPKTKVDWKMYILKSLPIVIGEILFCLNGFLDNFMVSHLNYGIDALTYANTWTGLIYIIFFAIQGIAAMYVGQYYGRKMYDKVNQVMNLRFWMNVFFVLGFAIPSWSITDLMITSVAGKTISPLALEQARWYLIIITFSWLITCYNFNTNMLLNETGHSNYAFISATLTLITNAAINATLLYGFKLPAWGAAVGSICAAFVCLISDSLFTYFKDRKIFMSPLKIFFIKKMIAIQICKKIPAMLLTILAMGTIPLRMVLWARAYPEQSIGEPWMNISGVTVLGLVESLASIAAAVTGVCSSNVSYFVATHLGNSEFEEAQRRSQELKGFHTICGIFVSIIMIGVVYGIAYASMTSSGVAKTITDKFKNDSNVTPEQLNTMVEQGIAEFRKNFINCSWTFIGFNPIWCWFYTSLALIRSGGESIIASIALLGGQWSMMIWHVIICFAIVKYTNITLPVSYFLLFSWDFIRWLLYEVIQLKSNWKQNITKETEIDKQLVIEK from the coding sequence ATGAACGGATCAATTGTAAAGAAAAATAATTGATTTACCGGTCTTTTTCCCAAAACAAAAGTTGATTGAAAAATGTATATTTTGAAATCTCTTCCCATTGTAATTGGCGAAATTTTGTTTTGTTTAAATGGTTTCCTTGATAACTTTATGGTAAGCCATTTAAATTATGGTATTGATGCATTAACATATGCAAACACTTGAACTGGTTTGATATATATAATATTTTTTGCCATTCAAGGAATAGCTGCTATGTATGTTGGTCAATATTATGGTCGGAAAATGTATGACAAAGTAAATCAAGTAATGAACTTGAGATTTTGAATGAATGTATTTTTTGTATTAGGTTTTGCAATACCAAGTTGATCAATAACTGATTTAATGATTACATCTGTTGCTGGCAAAACTATATCTCCTTTAGCTTTAGAACAAGCAAGATGATATTTAATTATTATTACTTTTTCTTGATTAATTACATGTTATAACTTCAATACAAATATGTTATTAAACGAAACAGGACATTCAAATTACGCTTTCATTAGTGCTACATTAACTTTAATTACAAATGCGGCAATAAATGCAACATTGTTATATGGATTTAAATTACCAGCTTGAGGAGCTGCTGTTGGTTCAATTTGTGCGGCATTTGTCTGCTTAATTAGTGACTCGTTATTTACATATTTTAAGGATCGTAAAATTTTTATGAGTCCTTTAAAAATATTTTTTATCAAAAAAATGATTGCAATTCAAATATGCAAAAAAATTCCAGCAATGTTATTGACAATATTGGCAATGGGAACAATACCGTTAAGAATGGTTCTTTGAGCTAGAGCATATCCAGAGCAATCAATTGGTGAACCATGAATGAATATAAGTGGTGTTACTGTATTAGGTTTAGTTGAATCTCTTGCCTCAATTGCTGCCGCTGTTACTGGTGTATGTTCAAGCAACGTTTCTTATTTTGTTGCAACGCATTTGGGTAATTCGGAATTTGAAGAGGCACAAAGAAGATCGCAAGAATTAAAAGGATTTCATACAATCTGCGGAATTTTTGTTTCAATTATAATGATTGGTGTTGTTTATGGAATTGCATATGCTTCAATGACTTCATCTGGTGTGGCAAAAACGATCACTGATAAGTTTAAAAACGATTCAAATGTTACACCAGAACAATTAAATACAATGGTTGAACAAGGGATTGCAGAATTTAGAAAAAATTTCATTAATTGTTCATGAACATTTATTGGTTTTAATCCAATTTGATGTTGATTTTATACTTCGTTAGCTTTAATTAGATCGGGCGGGGAAAGTATTATAGCATCAATTGCATTGTTGGGTGGTCAATGATCAATGATGATTTGACATGTAATTATTTGTTTTGCAATTGTTAAATATACTAATATCACATTGCCGGTATCATATTTCTTATTGTTTTCATGAGATTTTATTAGATGATTATTATACGAAGTAATTCAATTAAAATCTAATTGAAAACAAAACATTACTAAGGAAACGGAAATTGATAAACAATTAGTTATTGAAAAGTAA
- a CDS encoding SGNH/GDSL hydrolase family protein, translating to MQKEINYVAIGDSISQGFNSKIGGPSFGFKYRDQKFHKGYSYSDYFLEYLYHYLKKNTLNYNEIFDNISYENLSLATARIEDYINILNGEINDNIIDLFKLNNRINKETRFYKGIYKDFYDIQENVEDLRKTIARDFYIKIKNANLLTCTIGGNEFQASFPLMLLKRIIFEKNYFLQLKIKDQIVQEMKKITEKLKPKFLEFIRKIRDINPNLKIMLISYTPPFLPFILSFESILQKRNPIIFNDLFKNIYQEISLLYEEIGKEYDCEIIKPFKFKYWLKNSNLLVENTIDVHPTELGYQQIGRLIFNRFLEKGWFGYNKTKQCKIYYSNKIKLAQLITEEVQNDFDLSLKMNFNVNKISIIFNAWTHQNNQLQNPYFVLLKRETNRLIDHELKNVEIVKRNEYLSLSELLLENMFFIFKYLDVNSKIKEFIEDNVKNDYLLTILKNIIRSENIQKIIFDIEEQYRKLGCIKLQKFIKLAAIHSETHTINLFNELYHNPNSKLKEKIDDFLDAVIHDLENNVKLQQENHIIKEFIDILVSDLSNRNHLINLIKQFKLFLGTIYNYSKVDEIYYQFLSENKIEIKQTYLDIINGILQKYENNDVDFSEMLLTILNVKKSLLNWKDWRKLECIIKNLYSSLKDDKFKESLFNIIWKSLNLIRLWDWIQFDKFSIMKFYIQVIKKFGMLITRNLMNPKLNKLKKIIFKISSFVFRMKIKKKIKG from the coding sequence ATGCAAAAAGAAATTAACTATGTAGCAATTGGCGATTCAATTTCCCAAGGTTTTAATTCAAAAATCGGTGGTCCTTCATTTGGTTTTAAATATAGAGATCAAAAATTTCATAAAGGGTATAGTTATTCAGATTATTTTTTAGAATATTTATATCATTATCTAAAAAAGAATACATTAAATTACAACGAAATTTTTGATAACATTAGCTATGAAAATTTATCTCTTGCAACGGCAAGAATTGAAGATTATATTAACATTTTAAATGGAGAAATTAATGATAATATTATTGATTTATTTAAATTGAATAATAGAATAAATAAAGAAACCCGTTTCTATAAAGGAATTTATAAAGATTTTTACGATATTCAAGAAAACGTTGAAGATTTAAGAAAAACTATTGCAAGAGATTTTTATATCAAAATTAAAAACGCCAATCTGCTTACTTGTACAATTGGTGGTAATGAATTTCAAGCCAGTTTTCCTTTGATGTTATTAAAACGAATTATTTTTGAAAAAAATTATTTCTTGCAATTAAAAATTAAAGATCAAATTGTACAAGAGATGAAAAAAATAACCGAGAAATTAAAACCAAAATTTCTGGAATTTATTCGAAAAATTAGAGATATTAATCCCAATTTAAAGATAATGTTAATTTCTTATACCCCTCCTTTTTTACCGTTCATTTTGTCATTTGAATCAATTTTGCAAAAACGTAATCCAATAATTTTTAATGATTTGTTTAAAAATATTTATCAAGAAATAAGCTTATTATATGAAGAAATTGGTAAAGAATATGATTGTGAAATAATTAAACCTTTCAAATTCAAATATTGATTAAAAAACTCGAACTTGTTAGTTGAAAATACAATAGATGTCCATCCTACAGAGTTAGGTTATCAACAAATAGGTCGTTTAATTTTCAATCGCTTTCTTGAAAAAGGCTGATTTGGTTATAATAAAACTAAACAATGTAAAATTTATTATTCAAATAAAATTAAATTAGCACAATTAATCACAGAAGAAGTCCAAAATGATTTTGATTTATCTTTAAAAATGAATTTTAATGTTAATAAAATTTCAATAATTTTCAATGCTTGAACACACCAGAATAACCAATTACAAAATCCATATTTTGTTTTATTAAAAAGAGAGACAAATCGTTTGATTGATCATGAATTGAAAAACGTTGAAATTGTTAAAAGAAATGAATATTTATCATTAAGTGAATTATTGCTTGAAAATATGTTCTTCATTTTCAAATACTTGGATGTAAATTCAAAGATTAAGGAATTTATCGAAGATAATGTTAAAAACGATTATTTATTAACTATTTTAAAAAATATAATTCGTTCAGAAAACATTCAAAAAATCATTTTTGATATTGAGGAACAATATCGAAAATTAGGTTGCATAAAACTTCAAAAATTTATTAAATTAGCAGCTATACATAGTGAAACACATACAATAAATTTATTTAACGAACTATATCACAACCCAAATTCAAAATTAAAAGAGAAAATTGATGATTTTCTAGATGCAGTTATTCACGATTTAGAAAATAATGTTAAATTACAACAAGAAAATCATATTATTAAGGAATTTATTGATATTTTAGTAAGTGATTTATCAAACCGCAATCACTTAATTAATTTAATTAAACAATTCAAGCTCTTTTTAGGTACTATATATAACTATTCGAAGGTTGATGAAATTTATTATCAATTTTTAAGTGAAAATAAAATTGAAATAAAACAAACATATTTAGATATTATTAATGGCATTTTACAGAAATATGAAAATAATGATGTTGATTTTTCTGAGATGTTATTGACAATTTTGAATGTAAAAAAATCTCTTCTGAATTGAAAAGATTGAAGAAAATTAGAATGCATAATTAAAAATTTATATTCTTCGTTGAAAGATGATAAATTCAAGGAATCATTATTCAATATAATTTGAAAATCATTAAATTTAATTAGATTGTGAGATTGAATTCAATTTGATAAGTTTTCAATTATGAAGTTCTATATTCAAGTAATTAAAAAATTTGGTATGTTAATTACAAGAAATTTAATGAATCCGAAATTAAATAAATTGAAAAAAATAATTTTTAAGATTTCTTCTTTTGTATTTAGAATGAAAATCAAGAAAAAAATTAAAGGATAA
- the pip gene encoding prolyl aminopeptidase, whose translation MELYEKREKYNDGFLKVSELHSIYYQEFGNPNGTPIVFVHGGPGGGCSDSSSQFFDHNYYRIILFDQRGCGKSIPSAEIRENTTWELVEDMEKLRKFLNIDQWILFGGSWGSTLSLIYAINYPQNVKAMILRGIFLGRKQDQSYLYQQGASWYFPEEYEEFASFVKPNERHNLINSYHKYLNSDNLDIAMQAAYRWAKWELGLITLEKTPFLEEILSDRKANLELARLENHYFVNNIFIKDDNYILNNVNKIENIKTIIVHGRYDMDCVPEGAYLLYKQLKNAKLNFIPASGHSSREPLIASALVDATEELKNMNF comes from the coding sequence ATGGAATTATATGAAAAAAGAGAAAAATATAATGATGGCTTTTTAAAGGTTTCTGAATTACATAGTATTTATTATCAAGAATTTGGTAATCCAAATGGTACTCCAATTGTGTTTGTTCATGGAGGTCCGGGAGGAGGATGTTCTGATTCATCATCACAATTTTTTGATCATAATTATTATAGAATTATTTTATTTGATCAAAGAGGATGTGGAAAAAGTATTCCGAGTGCAGAAATTAGAGAAAATACCACTTGAGAATTAGTTGAAGATATGGAGAAATTACGTAAATTTCTTAATATTGATCAATGAATTTTATTTGGTGGGTCTTGAGGCTCTACGTTAAGCTTGATTTATGCAATTAATTATCCACAAAACGTTAAAGCGATGATTTTAAGAGGAATCTTTTTAGGTAGAAAGCAAGATCAATCTTATTTATATCAACAAGGTGCTTCTTGATATTTTCCAGAGGAATATGAAGAATTTGCCTCATTTGTAAAACCAAACGAAAGACACAACTTGATTAATTCATATCATAAGTATTTAAATTCAGACAATTTAGATATTGCAATGCAAGCGGCATATCGTTGAGCTAAATGAGAACTGGGTTTAATTACTTTAGAAAAAACTCCATTTTTAGAAGAGATTTTGAGCGATAGAAAAGCTAATCTTGAACTAGCAAGATTGGAAAATCACTATTTTGTTAATAACATTTTTATTAAAGATGATAACTATATATTAAACAATGTTAATAAAATTGAAAATATAAAAACAATTATTGTTCATGGTAGATATGATATGGATTGCGTTCCTGAAGGTGCATATTTATTATATAAACAATTAAAAAACGCAAAATTGAATTTTATTCCAGCAAGCGGTCATAGCTCACGTGAACCTTTAATTGCATCGGCATTAGTAGATGCTACAGAAGAATTAAAAAATATGAATTTTTAA
- a CDS encoding helix-hairpin-helix domain-containing protein, which produces MNQSIINVSKKLNITVNQVETVLKLLQEGATIPFIARYRQGQTNGLNEEQISAIAELYEYDLELTKRKEYVLNILTEKQLLTNELKQKIWNAETKQEVENIYEPFKIGKKTKASEAIELGLDPLAKKIETETSDKFNVFKEAEKYLSDKLPTVDEVLLQTKYIIAQDISQDIATREYIKNELMKFGVIKTQLKKNAEDEKEVFKQYYDYSEKVKTIPNHRILAITRGEDKKILSYDIEFNEKKILYDLNQKYFINKRTAFIMREALEDAIKRLLIPSIIREIKTDLFLRAEKDAINIFALNLENMLLAPAIKNKKIMAIDPAYVNGCKIAILDENGKFLTKDLIFPNAPKKDWKQSSIIVNKLLNEYKIDIVVIGNGTASRETEEFIKSLINWRKNNNYPDENIQCAIVSEVGASVYSASKIAQEEFPNFSVEERSAVNIGRRFQDPLNELIKIDPKSIGIGQYQHDVNQKELNNQLRFKTEKIVNLVGVDLNTATKVILSYISGLSNTIAENIVKYREENGKFTDRKQLKEVKGLGPKAFEQSVGFLRIYDSNIFYDRTNIHPESYKLADLLVKKLNIDLKDENDIKAKLNNIDIKELANQLSSNEYDINLIVDALLAPGKDIRDKKEGFIVSDKILTIDDIHAGLEIKGQIQNITNFGAFAFIGIKQNVLIHITNMKRHENDFIKHPTDVIKIGQNVNILITEVEKERDRIQGKILWNKD; this is translated from the coding sequence ATGAATCAATCAATTATTAATGTATCTAAGAAATTAAATATAACAGTTAATCAAGTAGAAACTGTTTTAAAATTATTACAAGAAGGTGCAACAATACCTTTTATTGCACGTTATCGTCAAGGTCAAACTAATGGTTTGAACGAAGAACAAATTAGTGCAATCGCTGAATTATATGAATATGATTTAGAATTAACTAAAAGAAAAGAATATGTTCTTAATATATTAACTGAAAAACAATTGCTAACAAATGAATTGAAACAAAAAATTTGGAACGCAGAAACAAAACAAGAAGTCGAAAACATCTACGAACCATTTAAAATTGGTAAAAAGACAAAAGCGTCAGAAGCAATTGAACTAGGTTTAGATCCACTGGCAAAGAAAATTGAAACTGAAACAAGTGATAAATTTAATGTCTTTAAAGAAGCTGAAAAATATCTATCTGATAAACTACCAACAGTTGATGAAGTTTTATTGCAAACTAAGTATATTATTGCTCAAGATATTTCACAAGATATAGCAACTCGTGAATATATTAAAAATGAATTAATGAAGTTCGGTGTAATTAAAACTCAATTAAAGAAAAACGCCGAGGATGAAAAAGAAGTCTTTAAACAATATTACGATTACAGCGAAAAAGTTAAAACAATTCCTAACCACAGAATTTTAGCAATTACCCGTGGTGAGGATAAAAAAATTCTTTCATATGATATTGAATTCAATGAAAAGAAAATTTTATATGACTTGAATCAAAAATATTTCATTAATAAAAGAACTGCATTTATTATGCGTGAAGCATTGGAAGATGCAATTAAAAGATTATTAATTCCATCAATTATTCGTGAAATTAAGACAGATTTATTTTTAAGGGCAGAAAAAGATGCTATCAATATTTTTGCTTTAAATTTAGAGAATATGTTATTAGCTCCTGCGATTAAGAATAAAAAAATTATGGCCATTGATCCCGCTTATGTAAATGGTTGCAAAATTGCTATTTTAGACGAAAATGGTAAATTTCTTACAAAGGATTTAATATTTCCAAATGCACCTAAAAAAGATTGAAAACAATCTTCAATTATTGTAAATAAATTACTAAATGAATACAAAATAGATATAGTTGTAATTGGAAATGGTACCGCAAGTCGTGAAACTGAAGAATTTATTAAATCATTAATTAATTGAAGAAAAAATAATAACTATCCAGATGAAAATATTCAATGCGCCATTGTTTCAGAAGTTGGTGCATCTGTTTATTCAGCATCAAAGATTGCTCAAGAGGAATTCCCTAATTTTTCTGTTGAAGAAAGAAGTGCTGTCAATATTGGAAGAAGATTTCAAGATCCATTAAATGAATTAATAAAAATTGATCCTAAATCAATTGGTATTGGTCAATATCAACATGATGTTAATCAAAAAGAATTGAATAATCAATTAAGATTTAAAACAGAAAAAATTGTAAACCTAGTTGGTGTTGATTTAAATACGGCAACTAAAGTCATTCTTTCATATATTTCTGGTTTATCAAATACTATTGCTGAAAATATTGTCAAATATCGTGAAGAAAACGGTAAGTTCACTGATAGAAAGCAATTAAAAGAAGTTAAAGGATTGGGGCCTAAAGCATTTGAACAATCAGTAGGTTTTTTAAGAATCTATGATTCAAATATTTTCTATGATCGTACAAATATTCACCCTGAATCATATAAATTAGCTGATTTGTTAGTTAAAAAGTTGAATATTGATTTAAAAGACGAAAACGATATTAAAGCTAAATTGAATAATATTGATATTAAAGAACTAGCAAACCAGTTATCTTCAAATGAATATGATATCAATTTAATTGTTGATGCATTATTAGCACCCGGAAAAGATATTCGTGATAAAAAAGAAGGATTTATTGTTTCAGATAAGATATTAACTATTGATGATATCCATGCTGGTTTAGAAATTAAGGGACAAATACAAAACATTACCAATTTTGGTGCGTTTGCATTTATCGGAATTAAACAAAACGTTTTAATCCATATCACCAACATGAAAAGACATGAAAACGATTTTATTAAACATCCAACTGATGTAATAAAAATTGGGCAAAACGTTAATATTTTAATTACAGAAGTAGAAAAAGAAAGAGATAGAATTCAAGGAAAAATTCTATGAAACAAGGATTAA